TCTGTCTCTATCTGTGccctgtctgtctctctctctttctctctccatcctcTACGTGCTGTTTGCGAAGCTTTGCTAAATCCTGACTCATCGCAGCTCCGGGTCACATGCTGCTGTCCCGGCCCTATCAGGGGCGgctccatcctgctgctgccgccgctgccgTTGGCTTAGAGGACACATCATCTCCCCTTGAGGTCCTGCATCCCTCCTCAGCTCcatcctctctcctctccaccAGCACTTTCTCAATTTCTCGTTCACCCCCGCCCTAGGAAGGTAAGTGTAACTCCCCGTGGCCAGCATCCCCCTCACTGCATGCGTGCCCGTGCCCCCCACCCGGTGCCCTCCAAACCCCACACGTACCTGGgtccctgcagagaaggaccacGGGTGAGCGGCATTAGCAACTGAACTCCCCTCacttcctccccctgctcctcccaccGATTTCTCCTCACCCCCACCCTGCTCACTTTTCTTTCGTATTTTAATTTCAGGTACTCCCTCCTTCCCTACCACCCGGCAAGGATCATTTCAGACGTGAATATGGGCaatttcggggggggggggggggcaaccAGCAAACATAGGTGGTGCTCCCAGGGCATTGCAGGGAGATGCTGTGGGATGGAGCTTTACCCGGGGGGAAGGGGTTAGTagtggggagaggcagagctcaGCTTGGGTATCAGTTGGGAAAGGACCCAGCCTTAGAGCAGACCGTCCTCCAGTCTCCCGAGGTGTTGACACAAACACAAGAGCGCAGCCTGGtccctgggaggaggagggaggaggggaaacgTTTTCTTATCATCGCAACCCCACACTACAcagggggaggggggcagcggggagagGAGGTGACAGTCGAGCAGGAGAGAGCTGCATCAGCCACGACACTGCAGCAGTGCGGGCTTCCTGGGAGCAGTGCCCAGCCCGGGGGAATCGCAGCAGCACCGGGTCTTCAGCTCGCAGgactggtggtggtggtggcttgGGGGAGAGGTATGTGCAGTGCTGGCCTGCTTGGCAGGGAAGGGGGCTTGCTGCAGCATGGACTTTATTCAGGCAGTGCCCTGGTGACTGGCACCGCCACGAAGCAGCGCCCGCGGGAAGGCGATGCAGCAGGGCAATGCCAGggtgccctgcccagcccttgCTCAAGGGAGGCTGCCCTGCCTCCAGCTTGGCTGCCCTCTCCTCTTCACTGTGTCAACGGGTTCCCAGCTATGGCTCTGTCCCAATCCCTTATCCCAGCTTATCCGCCTCTGACCTCCTTTCAGGACAGTGCAGCTGACGCCAGGGATTTTAGGGTGGTTCTTCGCACTGTTTGACAGAGGGCAAACAGCAGGGGGGACaaggggaagcagcagaagtggagaaaagggcgggggggggaggaagaagagattcAGCTAGTGATGGAGTGGGGCTAGCAAGGTTGTCATCTGGCTTCCTTGGAGCTGCCCCAAAATAGGGCAGGTGGATGCAGGCAGAGGGATGTGACGGGAGCGACATGATCACATAAACAGGGGCACTGCATCTGACACAGGTCTTGTCGTCAGGCCCCCGCTGTGCCAAGAGTCACTTTAACAGGGTGCTGGTCCTCCCTCCCCTGCggaggctgctggggcacaGCCAGGGCACTGCTGTGAAGGAAGCTCACAGCTGCGCAGGCACGGCTCCGGAGGAAGTTCCTGCGGTGTGTGCCAGATGGCGTGAGGAGCGCTGCCAGCACGGCTGAGGGGGATCCCAGCCCAGATGGACACCGTGAAGGGCCCCCGCATAGGCTTCAGAGAGTCCTGGTTTCCCCCACCGAAACTCCCCAGCACCGCAAGCTTTTGATGAAACTTCAAAGCAGTGTGATTTCCTCACATCCCTGTGATTTCCGTGCACCAGGGGCAACGGGATCAGGAGCTGACCCTGGCTTCCCCAGCCTGTTTCTTagcccctctccctgccatGATGCCCTTTTGCAGCAGCCCCAACAAACACACATAGGCCAAGCTCCTGTGCTGGCCGTACCCCATGCACACAGACCAAGGCATGATTctggctgagaaaaaaacacctgctgCCCCATGCTTGCCCCCCCACGCCTGGCCCCTGCAGTGAGTTCACGTGGTTCCAGCTCCACTCAGTTTTAAATGAATCATCTGGGGGATCCAGGGGGAGAAAAGCTGGCGAAGGCAGGGGGTGGCAGCGACAGACATTTGGCAGGATCCTGTTCGTTCCTGGCGGGGCTGCTCCCCGACattgcacagccctgcagctaGTTGCGGGAAGTGAGGAGACATGCAAGGCCAGTCTGGGGGAATAGGAAGGTGGGATGGGGTGGACAGAGCTATTCTGGAGACCCTAGGGAGAAAATTCCAGCAAAAGAAGCTCTCCCAAATGGCCATCCTCAACCACAAGCCTGTTTTCCTCCTCAGGTTTCAACGGCTGCATCCAAAATGTCAGATTTCCTCAccctcagcccccccacccccgtcAGATGGAGACACCTCCTGCATCCTTTCAGGCATGGTGGGGCCAtgagctgggggcagccccagcacctggcCCAGCCATgtttccctccctctgccctcaGAGCTGTTCCTCCTTTGTGTCAGGCACTGCATCCTCACGCAAAATGGCTGCCCAGGTCGCCGGGCCTCGGTGCGGCCGGCCCAGTCCCTCACACGGGCTGCCGCGTTGCCCTGCGGGATGGCGCGTTCCTGGGGCAGCTCCCCTtgctgcggcctgtggaggggtgaggagaggcagaggcacAGCACGGGCTCCCCTGGGCCCACTAGGTATGCTCCTCACCCCCCGTGGGGAAAGGtgaggtgctgggagccccggcaccaggctggggctgtgccagctcagccctctctctctgctgccCGGGCTTCTGTGGCATTTTGTGCCTGCTGCCCTGACTCCCACCATCAGCCCTGGGAAGGGGGGGCACATACCTGCTGCACAGGGCAAGAGTGGGGAGCTCCCTGCTTGTTGTCTGAGGTAAAGGGGTAGGATGGACTGAAACAGAGCATCAGCTCCTGGACAAAATATGGGTAGGTTCCCATATTCTGGGCTTTGGATTGCAGTTTTCACATCTCCCCTCTAGTCTAAATTTGCTTGGAGTTTGAGTTCCAGCCCCTAAGATAGCTCTTCCCTGAGCATCCTTCTTGCTGCCCAGACATTAGAagggtgagcaccaggtcctgAGTACAGTCTGAGGCCTCTCAGAGCAGCTCAGAACTGAGCATTATCTTCTCTTCTGCTCACAGATTCACCATGGCGGTTGAGAGGATCCACGCCCGAGAGATCCTGGATTCCCGTGGGAACCCCACTGTTGAGGTGGACTTGTACACACACAAAGGTAAGCGGGTGAGGATGAGAGGTGCAGGTAAGTCCTGCCCGTGCCAGAGGGGCTGGGTCTGCACAGCAGCCTCGGCCAAGAGCATGTAGGATCAGTGAGCTGCCAACAGACGGCATcccagggaaagagaaaaatcttctgGTTCCTACTTGTGGTCCTGTGAGACATATGCAGCTGAGTGCCATGCAGATGGCTTGGCCCAGGTGTCTGATAGTAGCAGGGGTGGTTAGTTTCATTAATGTAgacataattatatatatatttatgttctATCCACGCAAtgccctcctgcagctgttctttTGCTCCTGGGACACACTACAAGTTTGGAAGTACATCCATGGCCATGCTCATGAAGTTGTGGGAAGGTTTGTCCCTGACATCTCTGTGCAGGCATATATGTGTCTCAAATGGAAGAGCTGCAACTGCATTGGGCCAAAAGCTAGGTGGGATGAGAGGTGTGAGGAGTGTGAGTGGCATCCAACTagtctcttctttcttcactgagGTAAAAATCCAGCCCCAGTCTGGCAGCTGTGTGTCAGTCTGCCTCTGGAAGTGTGCAGGTAGGCGTACCAGGATGAGGGCTGAAAAGTCAGATTTCTGCATGTTATCTGTAGTTCCTGGGAACAGCGCAGACCGCTTAGTGGCTGAGATCCAGGTTTACCAGTCTGGAAACACTGTgtggatttctttctcttactcTGGTGTTCCACCTCTGACAAGACCAGCCATGTGCAGCCAGTGGGGCTGTTGGCATACATGGTTGCAGTGTCTTTTCGCCAGAAGCAGAACGCATGAAAGCTTTCTCTCCTTCTCGTCCTCTGCTCTACTCACGCATATGTTTTGCTCTCCCTCAGGCATGTTTCGAGCAGCGGTCCCCAGCGGTGCGTCCACTGGTATCTACGAAGCACTGGAGCTACGAGATAACGACAAGTCCCGTTTCCTTGGAAAAGGTGGGGAGGTGCCTGCTCTGCACCCTGTATCTGGGGCTGCCTGCTCAGGGGGCTCCACCGGAGGGTATTGCTCATCCACTAATGTAATGTGCCCTCCGTGGGACCTTGGAGGCACAGGCTTAGTGTCACGTGAAAGATCAGGCCTCGACCTTCCCCTCACTGTCTCCCTTTCTCAGACTATCTACTggtcctctccctccctctctccattCTCTTCTTTGCCTcaccctctctctctctctttctttctctgtctatTCCTTTCTTTAGGGGTCCTGCAGGCCGTGGATCATATCAACAGCACTGTCGCCCCAGCTCTCGTGGGCTCTGTAAGGATTTCTCTTTGTTCTCCCTTGTTGAACGCTTACTCTGTTCCGTCTCTTTCCACCTGATCTCTGTTTCTGCCTCTCTTCATCTCACTGGGTTGACAGACACAGTGATGCTCTGTGAACCCGGGCAAACCCCCCTGCCCTTCATGCTTGTATGTGTCCGCAGGGATCTTTTCTCTGAGTAGAAAGGATTTAACCCTACCTGTTCCACTGCAGCATCTGTACGGCCTAACTAATGCCCTTGGTGCTCCACGTAGAGCTCTCTCCCTCTTTCAGATGTGCTCCTCCTCAAGCACTTAATACCATCCACACGTCTGCAACCTCACACCCTTTTGTCCCACCTTCTTCTCCTGTAGCATTCACAGTGTGGTGAGCGATGACCATACCTCTGCGAGATCTGGCAGCACCCCCTGCACAGCCTGCGGCCTTGCAGAGTGGTGGGTGGTGTCACATCTGTAAGCCCTTCACAGCCAAAGACCTGGAGCCTCCTCTGAAGAGAGCTGAGCTAATGCCACACATCGCACCCCATGCAGCCTGTGAGGGGTCTGGCTGAGAGCCCAGCTCCCCTCAGCCCTGAGAAATGCGTGGCCTGGTGGAGGGCTCCCCGTGTTGGCCCTCACCCTGCTCTCCACCTCCTTCCCAGGCACGGCTCCGTCCAGTTTACATTCGCTTGCTTGGGGTTGAGCATGTACTGTTTTGCCAAGCTTCTGTGTAGCCATAGCACCACAAAGCTCCCTGGAAGCTGCCAAAAGGCTGGGTAAATCCTCACGTGAGTCCTGTGTGCTGAGTTCTGTGTGGCCTcgcctgggctgctgctgatCCTTTATCCAACGCAGGTGCATCTACACCGCACTGCAGTAACATCATCCTGATTACCTAATCTGACTACATGCCACGGCACTGATATCCAGAgctttgtgtgtatatattccCCCACAAGCCAAAAAAAACGTCCATGTATCCCCAGCTGCTGCATCAACATCTCCTTCCTCACAGAGGAGAGTCAACTACTCTTCTCAACCTCCCCTTCTCAGgagttctttctttcttgcagggCCTCTCTGTTGTAGATCAAGAGAAGATTGACAATCTGATGCTTGAGATGGATGGCACAGagaacaaatgtaattttttatttattttggtctgGGAATTAAAGAGCACAGGTGGGCGGAGGGAGGATTGGAGTGGTCGAGACCAAGGCTGGTCTGGCAAGGGCAcctgtggggcaggagggaggcactAGAGAAGCTTAACTCCTAATTTTTGCCCACAGCCAAGTTTGGTGCCAATGCTATCCTGGGAGTTTCGCTGGCTGTGTgcaaggcaggagctgcagagaaggatgTCCCCCTGTATCGGCATATTGCTGACCTGGCTGGCAACTCTGATCTCATCCTTCCTGTGCCAGTAAGACTCTGTCCTTGACATCCACATTCAGAAACTTCTAAAGAAACTTCAAAGAATGTGTTGGGAGGTAGAGAAGGAAGGGATACAAGACTGAAACATCAGCCGAATGCATTGTCAGGAAAGCAAGCTAAAGCCTGAGATTTGTCAGGGAAGGACTCAAGAACAAAAGGCCTCTTCCTGGAGTGGTGCATAAGGTTCTGCCCTCCCCATCACCACAAGGGTAGAGGGGAACTGGAAAAGACTCAGGAAAGGataagagagaaataaaagatgtgGACCAACTTTTGTAAAGGGAAGGACTATGTAAACTAGGAGGCTTCAATATGGAAAAGAGGGGCTGAGAAGGACACAGACATTGTGGTGGAGGTTAATTGAGGACCAGCTGCTCCCTCTTAGCGCAAGAACCAGAGAGGCATCATGTGAACCCTCTGGGGCACAGTTCAAGACAAGGGTAGCTACCCTGTGAAGCTCCTTCACAAAGGGTATTGTAGATGCTAAAATTTTCTTGGGGCCAAGGAGAAAGGTCTTGGAAGAGAGACTGATGTAGCATTGCTGAATGCACAGATAAACACATACAGCTTGGGAGAACTCTGAGAGGGAAACTGGTGGGAAAGTCCTCTCCAGTCATTTGCTTCAAGCCACTGTTAGAAGGAGGACCCTGGGCTGTATGTGGCTTTGGTCTGATGCTCTGCAGCTGATGTGTTATGTTATTCTGTGGGATATGGTATGCAATGAATGGACATATTTACCCATCTGAGAACCTTGTCCAGGCGGTACCAAGATAGGTTCCTTCAGCTCTGATTCTTTTCTGGACTCTTCCAGGCTTTCAATGTGATCAATGGAGGCTCCCATGCAGGCAACAAATTGGCCATGCAGGAGTTCATGATCCTGCCTGTGGGAGCTGAAAGTTTCCGTGATGCCATGCGCATTGGGGCTGAAGTCTATCACAACCTCAAGAGTGTCATCAAGGAGAAATACGGCAAGGATGCTACCAATGTGGGTGACGAGGGAGGCTTTGCCCCCAACATCCTGGAAAACAGTGAAGGTGAGAGCCACACATAGATGGGGTATCCCTGCCTGCAATGCTGTGACCAAGGTCCTTCTACACCCAGCTCACAGCATTCCCCAAACATTGGTTCAAAGTATGATGCCTTGAGGACATTGACCTCCTCCTGTGTTAGGGGATGGCTTCTAAGCTCCTTCTCCTTGGCATGACCTTGATCTGTTCACAGCCTCTCCATACAAATCTTTCATACATGTGCAGACCTTTACAAGCCCCCTCCATGACTTGTCACTAAGCTGTGgtattgtattttaattcttgctCATCCCTTCGGATGCAGCATCCACAGCCCAGTGGCAtgtttctgctgtgctctgggctcctttctccctctcccatcACACCATCAGACTCTCAGTGGCTCCTGCTCTCAGGATCTTCCTAGGGGAGGTTCCTACTGGAAGTCAGAGCTCTCTGCGTGAGCTGACCCTCCTGAATGCAActctcctccttccagctctgGAGCTCCTCAAGGAAGCTATCGACAAGGCTGGTTACACAGACAAAATTGTCATCGGTATGGATGTGGCAGCCTCTGAGTTCTACCGGGATGGCAAATATGACCTGGACTTCAAGTCCCCAGATGATCCAAGCCGCTACATTTCTGCAGATGAGCTTGGTGACCTTTACCAAAGCTTTGTACGTGATTATCCAGgtgagctgctctgcttggCAGTCGGGAATCAGCACTGGTGTTGCATGCATAACGGGTGCATCCCTTTCATGTTTTGGGGATGGGAAGAAAGGTAAGCTTTGACTCTTGTCTCTTCTGTTGTCCCTTCAGTGGTCTCCATTGAGGATCCCTTTGACCAAGATGACTGGGAGGCCTGGTCCAAGTTCACAGCCAATGTTGGGATTCAGATAGTGGGAGACGACCTGACGGTGACAAACCCCAAGCGCATTGAGCGAGCTGTTGAAGAGAAGGCCTGCAACTGCCTCCTGCTCAAAGTCAACCAGATTGGATCTGTCACGGAGGCCATCCAAGCGTGAGTccaccctgctgcccctgctgttCTGTGAAAGGGTTGGGGAAGAACCGCAGCAGGGTGTCATGCTATTTGTTGGAGAATAGACCTGTGTCTCTACCAGAGAGGATGCtgagggtgggaggagagggtgCCTGGATCTCCCCCTACTCAGGTGGTGGGTATAGGAGGGGGAGCTACTGATTGCATTTCTTGCTCCTTGCAGCTGCAAGTTGGCCCAGGAGAATGGCTGGGGTGTGATGGTGAGTCACCGGTCTGGGGAGACTGAAGACACTTTCATTGCTGATCTGGTTGTAGGACTGTGCACTGGGCAGGTAGGTGAAACCCAGGCTATGCACAGgcttggaggaaaaagaagaggtgTGAAGACAgcatcccctgctccccccatgGGGAAACTGGTGCAAGTCATAAGTGTGCcttacagtgttttgttttgggaaatGCTTTACAGATAAAGACGGGTGCTCCCTGCAGGTCTGAACGCCTGGCTAAATACAACCAGCTCATGAGGTAAGGGGCTCCAGggacaaaaacacaaaagagagaATGGGGAATAACTAAATGGTGTGGGAGAAGCTGGAAGCCCAAGGGCAGGATGGGCTTAGGGGGGAAATGTTAAGAAGACAAGGTACAGAGGTGAAAGTAGGAACCTGGGGAGATCTCTGAAGCAgactccttccttccttccctcctccttggCATGGTGGTgtgctcccccctccccagcagctggtgggaaCAGAGCTCCTCTGTCCCATTTCAGCTTCCTGTCTGATGCACTCTACCCCTCAAACACTGGTGCCTCTGATGCTCCCTCACAGCAAGGGCCTGATGTTTGCTGTCTCTCCCTCCTGCAGGATTGAGGAAGAGCTTGGTGATGAAGCACGTTTTGCTGGACACAATTTTCGCAACCCAAGTGTTCTTTGAACATTGTCCCCAGGGCATAGCCACCCTGCTGCTCTTTCCCACATCACAGACTCTGAATCCTCCGTCCCtccactgctttcttttttgctctttcttccccctctgtCACCTGGTTTCCTCTCACCTCAGAGCCGCATGAGTTCAGGTATCCCTGGCTAGATGTACCCAGGTGAAGGATGAAAGAGAGGTCTGCACCTTGTCCCTTGCTTTGGGGTCATAAGCATTTCTGGATCTAGGCATtttgtgtcttttatttttgtgcaggGCCATGTCTGAGTCACTCTGTTCACATATTAGACTATGGGAGCGTGCTGCCCAGTGCGTTTACGTTGTACACCAAAGTATGTGCCGTGAACATATGTGCGTCGGCTGGTGTGTTTGGACAAGTGTCGCACCTGTAGCTGTGTTTGGACGAGTGTCACCAGTGGCTCGCTCTCATTGTGCATGTGTGTAGGTGTATGTGTACTGGCCTACAGCATCATTGTGCCCCAGGCGTGTTTGTGCTGAGCTGTGGTGGGACCCAAGCATCTCTTCCTTCCACTCTgagtgctgtgctgtgttgAGCTGTGCTTGCAAGCAGCTTGGTGTTGAAGTGCACCACTGTCCGTCACTggctgtctgtgtgtgtgctgtcaGTCTCCGGGCTCTGTGAGGTCTTGTGGGTCAGCGCATAGTACTGTGGGGCGATATATTAAAACACAGTCATAAAAATTAACATGCTCTCATTTGCTCCTCTTGACCTTCTCTGTTTCCATCCCTCTTGCACTCCTTTACCCTCTCCTCCACCTCTGTCTGCTTTACCTTCTGGACAGCCCATGCTCAGCAGAGCAACAAACTACAGAACCCTAAActcaattaaaatgtatttcacacCTGAGATGCCTGGCTTGGCCTGATGTTTCTCTGTGTCAGCATCTGGGGAATGGGAACATTTTGCCATCAGAGCAGAAGAGGATCATGCGGAAAGATAACTAAAGCAAACAGAAGGGATTGACAAGAGAAAGGCAAGGCCCAGGTaccccctcccctgctccttTCACAGCCTTCCCAGAGCCAAACTTGTCTGTTGTGCACCCAGCTGGGGAATATCGAGGGAAGGGCAGGTGGGAGGGTGCAAATCCCCCACCAAACCACACTGCATGAAGAACTGCTGTGCAGGGGTTTTGTGTTCTGCACTGACGTGTCAGACCCCAGGGCAGGCCAGCTGCCCACTTGACATCTAGTGATGGTAAACTGCAACTACAggtttttggaagagaaaaagcagccagcagcccctctgTGTGCTTGGGCACACTCAGCTCCTGCAAACCTCCTGCTCAACTTCGTTACAGGAGGCTCCTCACCTAACCACATTGCGTGCCATGTCTTTCACGGTGAGCAGGGTAAAGACAGGTTGTTCAACAAGCCCCAAGGCTGTGTCCCAACGTGGACTGCAAAATTTAAAGACAACACTTACAAATCAACATTGGCATTTCACTGCTGATTCTTTCCTACATAGCGCAGGAAAAGGAGTACGTTCATCGAGGGAAGACAAAGGCTGTGGCACAACAGAAAAGAGGGTGGGAAGGAGAACGGAGTCGAAAGAAGGTTGGATCCAGCAGGGTCGCCAGTAACATGTAACAAACCCTGCCAGCAATTAACAGCTCGTGTCCCAGTAATTAATAActgtgccccagctgcaggccaCCTCCCTCTCACCCACGGTCCCCGTGAAGCCTCCCCCTCAggctctgggagcagcagcctAGCTGCGGAGCCCAAGCACATCCCAAACACAGAGGGTGCCCCCCAACACCCGCATCCCGCCCCACACCCCACGCACACCCGCGGacggccccgcggggccgcggcgaCCGCCAGCAAAGGCGGCG
This is a stretch of genomic DNA from Cygnus atratus isolate AKBS03 ecotype Queensland, Australia chromosome 1, CAtr_DNAZoo_HiC_assembly, whole genome shotgun sequence. It encodes these proteins:
- the ENO2 gene encoding gamma-enolase isoform X1, producing MAVERIHAREILDSRGNPTVEVDLYTHKGMFRAAVPSGASTGIYEALELRDNDKSRFLGKGVLSFLQGLSVVDQEKIDNLMLEMDGTENKSKFGANAILGVSLAVCKAGAAEKDVPLYRHIADLAGNSDLILPVPAFNVINGGSHAGNKLAMQEFMILPVGAESFRDAMRIGAEVYHNLKSVIKEKYGKDATNVGDEGGFAPNILENSEALELLKEAIDKAGYTDKIVIGMDVAASEFYRDGKYDLDFKSPDDPSRYISADELGDLYQSFVRDYPVVSIEDPFDQDDWEAWSKFTANVGIQIVGDDLTVTNPKRIERAVEEKACNCLLLKVNQIGSVTEAIQACKLAQENGWGVMVSHRSGETEDTFIADLVVGLCTGQIKTGAPCRSERLAKYNQLMRIEEELGDEARFAGHNFRNPSVL
- the ENO2 gene encoding gamma-enolase isoform X2; this translates as MAVERIHAREILDSRGNPTVEVDLYTHKGMFRAAVPSGASTGIYEALELRDNDKSRFLGKGGEGLSVVDQEKIDNLMLEMDGTENKSKFGANAILGVSLAVCKAGAAEKDVPLYRHIADLAGNSDLILPVPAFNVINGGSHAGNKLAMQEFMILPVGAESFRDAMRIGAEVYHNLKSVIKEKYGKDATNVGDEGGFAPNILENSEALELLKEAIDKAGYTDKIVIGMDVAASEFYRDGKYDLDFKSPDDPSRYISADELGDLYQSFVRDYPVVSIEDPFDQDDWEAWSKFTANVGIQIVGDDLTVTNPKRIERAVEEKACNCLLLKVNQIGSVTEAIQACKLAQENGWGVMVSHRSGETEDTFIADLVVGLCTGQIKTGAPCRSERLAKYNQLMRIEEELGDEARFAGHNFRNPSVL
- the ENO2 gene encoding gamma-enolase isoform X3, giving the protein MLEMDGTENKSKFGANAILGVSLAVCKAGAAEKDVPLYRHIADLAGNSDLILPVPAFNVINGGSHAGNKLAMQEFMILPVGAESFRDAMRIGAEVYHNLKSVIKEKYGKDATNVGDEGGFAPNILENSEALELLKEAIDKAGYTDKIVIGMDVAASEFYRDGKYDLDFKSPDDPSRYISADELGDLYQSFVRDYPVVSIEDPFDQDDWEAWSKFTANVGIQIVGDDLTVTNPKRIERAVEEKACNCLLLKVNQIGSVTEAIQACKLAQENGWGVMVSHRSGETEDTFIADLVVGLCTGQIKTGAPCRSERLAKYNQLMRIEEELGDEARFAGHNFRNPSVL